In one Mesorhizobium australicum genomic region, the following are encoded:
- a CDS encoding CBASS cGAMP synthase, with protein sequence MALMNANTLLYGARDAIAYHQAIQLPDDVRAAMFQADRDIRARLRKVTRFVIDSGRAMSYASAEYRRAKQEPLQFELRFLRQGSVVYDTVIDPARRPPQQTDLDDGIYARTSFLSDFEPGLAATKYFELVETALAPLCKERGWRLVTNKDTCVRVVIDEKIHIDLPLYAVPDTEFVTLEKCFQDVTGLKLVAGSARLSTVLDGFSDIRIPTDRVMLAHRKKGWISSDPRALHDWFVRECERHGPQLRRTCRYLKGWRDFLFLEGGPASIALMACAVRSYKEGGWVPQNDRDDLAMLEIAKRLPVFFSATIVNPVLPDAEPLNDWDEVTRKRFVNAANDLHGHMHTALEGTANAEITVRRLQEALGTRVPYRPDLVRAFDKTPARAPVAAVVASPLPLRRPTTSA encoded by the coding sequence ATGGCGCTCATGAACGCCAACACATTGCTCTATGGCGCCCGTGACGCTATCGCCTACCATCAGGCCATCCAACTGCCCGATGACGTGCGCGCCGCTATGTTTCAGGCCGACCGCGATATTCGCGCCCGCCTGAGGAAAGTGACGCGGTTCGTAATCGATAGCGGACGGGCAATGAGCTACGCTTCGGCAGAATACCGCCGGGCAAAGCAGGAACCGCTTCAGTTCGAGCTGCGCTTTCTCAGGCAAGGCAGTGTCGTTTACGACACGGTCATCGATCCTGCTCGCCGTCCTCCGCAGCAAACGGACCTGGATGATGGCATTTATGCCCGGACATCCTTTCTCTCGGATTTCGAGCCGGGGCTGGCTGCTACCAAGTATTTCGAGCTGGTCGAGACGGCCCTCGCGCCCCTGTGCAAGGAGCGCGGGTGGCGCCTCGTAACAAACAAGGACACCTGCGTTCGCGTCGTCATCGACGAGAAGATTCACATCGATCTGCCGCTCTACGCTGTGCCCGACACGGAATTTGTAACGCTCGAGAAATGCTTCCAGGATGTCACGGGGCTGAAGCTCGTCGCCGGGAGCGCCCGGTTGTCTACCGTTCTGGATGGGTTCTCGGACATCCGCATCCCTACCGACAGGGTCATGCTGGCGCATCGCAAGAAAGGCTGGATTTCATCGGACCCTCGCGCGCTGCATGACTGGTTTGTGCGCGAGTGCGAGCGGCATGGCCCGCAGTTGAGGCGGACCTGCCGATACCTGAAAGGTTGGCGCGACTTTCTCTTCCTCGAAGGCGGTCCGGCGTCGATCGCCCTCATGGCTTGTGCTGTCCGCAGCTACAAAGAAGGCGGATGGGTTCCTCAAAACGATCGTGACGATCTGGCGATGTTGGAAATCGCAAAACGGCTTCCCGTATTTTTCAGCGCAACGATTGTGAACCCGGTGCTGCCGGATGCGGAGCCACTCAACGACTGGGACGAGGTAACCCGGAAGCGGTTTGTGAACGCCGCTAACGATCTCCACGGGCACATGCACACAGCTCTTGAAGGCACCGCGAACGCGGAAATCACGGTTCGCAGGCTGCAAGAAGCGCTGGGCACCCGTGTTCCGTACCGGCCTGATCTGGTTCGGGCGTTCGACAAGACACCGGCGCGCGCGCCGGTCGCTGCCGTGGTCGCATCGCCTCTGCCGCTCAGGAGGCCGACCACCTCTGCATGA
- a CDS encoding ThiF family adenylyltransferase has product MSEPWLRIKAVLEAQGFIPAGDVNEDRYVGALKSGSVSVKVEVTIEDYDFLVLPRVKVLDRQALPKAIRGHLTEGDYLCYADRETFLLDRYQPDRSILTVLDRARDTLNILLHGNPARDIAAELFAYWGGVPHAFIDSPRTMTRATLGSVSFRNGYVLRVVASTPERMKSWAAAGNATCEVAGSIPVLQCTGHILPPEAAIETFADALSWAQGQQGAPGGIAELAISASDTAPGLFLVGDNGVLGFQAIANPTLNIAAKRGFRTSKRGALWLTEKDKLKIERLRGVPADHDEIVARNLAGVAPLSGKRIALIGCGTVGSYLARGLVQNGAGQRASLLLIDPDIFAPGNIGRHLLGARYIGRNKAEAMVEALRHDFPDVEIEAVTRSAATCFSRLAGFDLVVDATGSEQFSDALNGWALASRNAGRACPPILYACLHGNGIAAQTFLATGRAGDACFRCQRPLFEQSWRYPVVQGPYETPNVAVRPCGEGAFVPFAVDATMMAAALALRHAIDAVSQNGRPTFRMRAVDASKARHQNDRTVERSEKCPACSPLVH; this is encoded by the coding sequence ATGAGCGAACCATGGCTCCGCATTAAGGCTGTCCTGGAGGCGCAGGGATTTATCCCGGCGGGTGACGTCAATGAAGACCGGTATGTCGGTGCACTGAAGTCCGGCAGCGTCTCGGTCAAGGTGGAAGTTACCATCGAGGACTATGATTTTCTTGTTCTGCCGCGTGTGAAGGTACTGGATCGTCAGGCGCTGCCGAAAGCAATTCGCGGCCATCTCACCGAAGGCGACTATCTCTGTTACGCCGATCGCGAGACGTTCCTGCTCGACCGCTACCAGCCGGACCGGTCGATATTGACTGTTCTCGATAGGGCCCGCGATACACTCAATATTTTGCTTCACGGCAATCCCGCGCGCGATATCGCTGCGGAACTTTTCGCCTATTGGGGCGGCGTGCCCCATGCCTTCATCGATTCGCCGCGCACAATGACCAGGGCAACTCTCGGATCAGTCAGTTTTCGGAATGGTTATGTGCTGCGCGTCGTTGCATCCACTCCGGAACGTATGAAATCTTGGGCAGCAGCCGGGAATGCAACGTGTGAGGTTGCAGGATCGATACCCGTTCTGCAATGCACCGGCCACATCCTTCCTCCGGAAGCGGCGATCGAGACATTTGCCGACGCGCTATCCTGGGCCCAAGGTCAGCAAGGTGCGCCAGGCGGTATCGCGGAGCTGGCCATTTCCGCGTCGGACACCGCGCCCGGCCTCTTCCTTGTAGGTGATAATGGGGTGCTCGGATTCCAGGCCATCGCAAACCCCACCTTGAATATCGCCGCCAAGCGGGGATTCCGCACTTCCAAGCGGGGGGCTCTGTGGCTTACCGAGAAAGACAAGCTCAAAATCGAACGGCTGCGCGGTGTTCCGGCGGATCACGATGAAATTGTCGCGCGGAATCTCGCCGGCGTAGCGCCCCTCAGCGGAAAGAGGATTGCGCTGATCGGATGCGGCACCGTAGGGAGCTACCTCGCGCGGGGACTGGTTCAGAATGGCGCCGGGCAGCGCGCTTCTCTTTTGCTGATCGATCCGGACATCTTTGCCCCAGGCAACATCGGTCGCCACTTGCTTGGCGCCCGCTATATCGGTCGGAACAAGGCCGAAGCCATGGTTGAGGCGCTAAGGCACGATTTTCCGGACGTCGAAATCGAGGCTGTGACGCGCAGTGCGGCGACCTGCTTCAGCAGGCTGGCCGGCTTTGATCTCGTTGTGGACGCAACGGGCAGCGAGCAATTCTCCGATGCCCTCAACGGCTGGGCGCTGGCGAGCCGCAATGCGGGGCGCGCGTGTCCGCCTATCCTTTACGCATGCCTTCATGGCAACGGCATAGCCGCACAGACTTTTCTTGCAACGGGGCGTGCGGGGGATGCCTGCTTTCGTTGCCAGCGGCCGTTATTCGAGCAATCCTGGCGCTATCCGGTCGTTCAGGGACCCTACGAGACCCCGAACGTGGCAGTGCGGCCATGCGGCGAAGGCGCCTTCGTGCCCTTTGCTGTAGACGCCACGATGATGGCTGCGGCGCTTGCTCTGCGTCATGCCATCGATGCGGTTTCCCAGAATGGCAGACCGACTTTCAGAATGCGTGCGGTGGATGCCTCGAAAGCCAGGCATCAGAACGATCGAACTGTCGAACGCTCCGAGAAATGCCCCGCTTGTTCACCTCTCGTGCATTGA
- a CDS encoding Fic family protein, with amino-acid sequence MILRDDGETTGLFEPLMISADAKRRGVLNDLALDLAARSEGFRRSLPASISAALADLVRSMNCYYSNLIEGHNTHPIDIERALHGDYSADPEKRNLQLEAKAHITVQQWIDAGGLSEPATAPSAIQEMHRRFCELLPPELLVAKDPTTGEEVAVVPGALRERDVKVGRHIAVSPGAVPRFLARFHQAYSKLGRIDSVLAAACAHHRLLWVHPFVDGNGRVARMMSYAMLLGTLDTQGLWSVSRGLARQEKKYKYHLAACDMPRRNDLDGRGTLSEEELAAFAEFFLETCIDQISFMENLMRPDRLRDRILIWAEEQIRAGTLPSKSDIVLKAVLYQGELQRSDVVQMLGMSERAARRITSGLLDVGALTSESTRAPLRLAFPAKFADRWMPGLFPEDDGGR; translated from the coding sequence ATGATCCTTCGCGACGATGGAGAAACAACCGGACTGTTCGAGCCGCTCATGATATCGGCGGATGCTAAGCGGCGCGGGGTTCTGAACGATCTGGCTCTCGATCTGGCCGCGCGCTCGGAGGGGTTCAGGCGCTCGCTCCCGGCCTCGATCTCCGCCGCCTTGGCCGATCTCGTGCGTTCGATGAACTGCTACTACAGCAACCTGATCGAAGGGCACAACACGCATCCGATCGATATCGAGCGCGCCCTGCACGGCGACTACAGCGCCGACCCGGAAAAACGCAATCTGCAGCTCGAAGCCAAAGCGCACATCACCGTGCAGCAGTGGATCGATGCGGGCGGGCTTTCCGAGCCGGCAACGGCACCATCCGCTATCCAGGAAATGCATCGGCGGTTTTGTGAACTGCTGCCGCCGGAATTGCTGGTGGCAAAGGACCCGACCACGGGTGAAGAAGTCGCTGTCGTACCTGGCGCCCTGCGTGAGCGCGACGTGAAAGTGGGTCGCCATATCGCCGTGAGCCCCGGCGCCGTTCCACGGTTCCTTGCGCGCTTCCATCAGGCTTACAGCAAGCTGGGGCGCATTGATTCCGTCCTCGCCGCCGCCTGCGCGCATCACCGGCTGCTTTGGGTGCACCCCTTTGTTGACGGAAACGGCCGCGTCGCGCGGATGATGTCGTACGCAATGCTGCTCGGTACGCTGGACACGCAGGGACTCTGGTCGGTTTCACGCGGACTCGCGCGGCAGGAGAAGAAGTATAAGTACCACCTGGCCGCATGCGATATGCCCAGGCGCAATGACCTCGATGGGCGCGGTACGCTCAGCGAGGAGGAGCTGGCCGCCTTCGCTGAATTTTTCCTTGAGACCTGCATCGATCAGATCTCCTTCATGGAAAACCTGATGAGGCCCGACCGGCTGCGCGATCGAATATTGATCTGGGCGGAAGAGCAGATCAGGGCGGGAACCCTTCCTTCAAAGTCCGACATCGTGCTGAAAGCCGTCCTCTATCAAGGGGAATTGCAGCGCAGCGATGTCGTGCAGATGCTTGGTATGAGCGAGCGTGCCGCGCGGCGCATCACGTCCGGGCTGCTTGATGTCGGCGCGCTGACATCGGAGAGTACCCGCGCGCCGTTGCGATTGGCCTTTCCGGCGAAATTCGCCGACCGTTGGATGCCGGGGCTGTTTCCCGAAGACGACGGCGGCCGATGA